The Pleuronectes platessa unplaced genomic scaffold, fPlePla1.1 scaffold_396, whole genome shotgun sequence genomic sequence GCCTCTGTTGAAATgtgtttaatataaatatcatcAGTGATAAATAATCCGTTTAATTAACCCgagaaataaaccttttttccaCCACGATTCAAttcaagtgaaaaaaaacacctaaatatataatgtattttttctgtatCCAGTGTCACGGTACATTTGTTGTTAAATGAAGTTTATTAATCCAACATCAGAGGCAATAATTAATAGATTAATGATTTGAAACTACTAAGTGTTTGTACAGTATTCAACATATCCACTCTATCAGGACTCCATCACACTTACTGAGCTCAAAGCTGAAACTTAAATCGACTCTGTCATCACTGAACGAGATACAGCAAATAAAACTGCAAGTCTGTAAAGTGCATATAGATAAAAGCTGAATTTTATCTCTTGCATTTTTACGCTGACAGAAGCAAAAAGggtttaaagattttaaccactgaCCCTGATACGACCTTTAATCCAgcctgtattttaatttgttccaTATTTTAACACctcacagctgctgctgttgttttagCCACAAAGTTTGAGCCCCAACTATTCAACTGCCactgaattattctctggtttAGTGTAGATGAGCTTTTACTTCAGTTCCAAGACAACTAATGTGTCAGTACTCATCTGTTAACACTATATTAAGCATGATTATAGTTAAAATGCACAAAACTGATACCAGTTCCAGTATCAACAAGGGggttgttggtttgaatccTGTTTACTAGGGTCTTTCTGTTTTATTCCTGTGCAACGTTCTCACCCCGGCCGACCTCTTGCTCTTTGTGCATTTCCCTCTGCAGGAGATCTCTCCTGAAGATGTTTCCACAATATGGGAAATCCATCGTCTTTGACAACTTTCCAGATCCCACTGACACCTGGGAGATCATCGAGACCATCGGGAAGGGGACGTACGGGAAAGTCTACAAGGTTCTCAACAAAATAGATGGAAGTAAAGCAGCCGTGAAGATACTGGATCCCATCCATGTAAGTTTTATATCTGGATATCCAGTATTAATATATGTTTATGTACTGTATTGTAGTATTGCATAGTTCCAGCTTTacgaattaaaaaaatataccaATAAAAGCCTTTCTTGTCccttagaaataaaatcaattaaCCCTAAATGGATGATTGATGAAAatctcatgttttattgttgcagCCTGTGATAAAGAACAGTTCCCAGAGACTCAAATAATAATCCTCTATTATAATGTTCTATATCAGTACAGGATATATTCATTGTCCTGTAGATTAAATGCAGCAACACTTCCATGTAGTTATGTCCTGTTTTAAATACAGTGTGGCTGCAGCATACAGAGAAAGAGTGACAGATAATTGCAGTAATTAAGATGAGTCTGGATTTTATCTCATTGCCCACACTGACaaagaggggcggggggggggggggggggtgcggggGGGTCTTACTGACCTGCAGACCAGCAACAAGAAAACTCTTAATTTACACTTATTTGCCATTTTTGTAAGAATACAAATACGAATTTgggtaaaatgttaaatatcgaGCTCAGCTAATCATAAGGACTCCAAACATGTGGAAACAGCTTCACtggatttgtgtttgtcttgtcaTTTGAACGGATCTGTGTTTCTTGTGCTGCAGGACATTGATGAGGAGATAGAAGCTGAGTACAACATCCTCAAAGCTTTGTCCGACCACACCAATGTCGTCAAGTTCTTTGGGATGTACTACAAGAAGGATACGAAATGTGGAGATCAGCTGTGGCTCGTTCTGGAGGTGAGACCACTCGTCATACTTGAATAAACAcatttgctctgtgtgtgctcGTTGCAGCCAATGatggaaaataaagatggacgacagaaCAGAAGTTGACGTTAATCAATATCcaaaatattttggcttcagttttttaCCGTAGGAGGTAGTGGAGacacgtcctccatctttatttaacctCCATCAGTCATTGGTTACAACCCATGTACAATGACTGAGAACTTGAGTAGTCTCTATACCACGGTGAAGTCGTGCAGACACAATCGCAGATTAAAGGTCAGATTGATCTTCACACCTTGTGTCTCGCCAGGTTGATGCAGCGGTGAACAAATCTGGCTCGGGATTATGTTCCACTTTAAGCTTCATGAGCAGTCTACCAGTTTATTCATCTGAGGGATTTGGTCACAGCCCAGTTAGCATCATCGACGTAAATAATATGAAAGCAAGAGAATATTGTTTAAACCTGGTGGTGCACTTGGATTTTGTTAACCACTCAATTTGCTATGCTTGAGGTGGAGCTCTGCGCTTGACTGGTTTCTTGAACCTGCTCCCGGAGCAGTGGTGACAGGTGTGATCGTGTGATATGTAATGTAAAGGTTCAAGGGGACCttggtgctgctgcagctttctgttcatcttaggggaaaaaaggaaaaggccaCATGCCTGGAGGGCCCGAGTTCTTCATCTGTAATATTTCATTTCTGCTTTCAAGCCATTTGGAAATGTCAAGTCCCAGAGAAACATGTAGTGGAGGTCAATGGAGGTGTTGGTGGGATCCAACAGGATGGAGGCCGGATGGTAATGTTGTTCATGCTCTGATATAGAGCAGCACAAACCTGCAGAGGTCTGATAAACATGGTCAGCGAACCTGAGGACATTCGATAAAAATGTGTCCACAAGGtcttttgagtgtttttttaaataaaatgtaatgtggCATTTTTTTTACTATAGATCTTGGGATGGAACTATTAGTCTAGTTTCTCAGTTTGTCCACCACTTTAGTCCAAATTGAAAATATGTTAACGTATATTGTTTGGATAGTCATGAGGTGCTGTAGAtacatggtccccagaggatagaTCTCATCGATTTTTCTGATACTACAACTTTTCCTCAAGGACTCAAGTTAGTCTGGATTTTCTTGGTTCAAAGCGAAATGCgatgctaatgttagcatgttaaAACTCTGCAGCAAACTAGCCTGTAAACAGCCGGTTAGCATCTAGCTCACTGCTATGTTTGCAGAATATGAATTTGCAGAGTTGCTTTGGATATTGTGAACATTTCTATTTTTTGCTCGTCCTTTAATTCcacttcatatttaaatatatccTGTTCTCCAACCTGCAGTGCTCTGAGTACCTTTTGTCTTCGGGTCTCAACAGCACTTCTCTCCACTCGTTCTCTTTTCCACTCTCGGGTGCAGCAGAGCTAGAACACAGTGTCCATATTTCTGTAATCCAAGCTCACTGGACTTTGCATCAGCAGCGGCAGTGTTATGTTAACCCACTAGATGGTTTTCAGCTCCGCAGCTTGTGTTTCCCTCACTTTTCATCACTGCCCTTCCTCCTGACCTTCTCAGAGGACCCTGCAGTGACTTCGCTCGGATATCGAGTGACGTCTAAGATGCTGAGCGATTAATCTgctcacaggaaaacagaaactTTAAGATGGTTATGATCTTATTTTGCGCTGCAGTGACAGATTTCTTTGATCAT encodes the following:
- the LOC128436369 gene encoding myosin-IIIa-like, yielding MFPQYGKSIVFDNFPDPTDTWEIIETIGKGTYGKVYKVLNKIDGSKAAVKILDPIHDIDEEIEAEYNILKALSDHTNVVKFFGMYYKKDTKCGDQLWLVLELCNGGSVTDLAKGMLRRGDRMDEPIIAYILHEALTGLLHLHVNKTIHRDVKGNNILLTTHAGVKLVDFGVSAQLTNTRLRRNTSVGTPFWMAPE